In Pseudomonas sp. MTM4, one genomic interval encodes:
- a CDS encoding ABC transporter ATP-binding protein, with the protein MPTSSSHARLVLRGITKRYPGTVANDGIDLTIAPGEIHALLGENGAGKSTLMKIIFGVVQPDAGRIVWEGQPVVMRDPAQARERGIGMVFQHFSLFETLSVAENIALALGVGAGTPKQLEPRIREVSQRYGMPLEPQRLVHSLSIGERQRVEIVRCLMQDIRLLILDEPTSVLTPQEADELFVVLQRLAAEGCSVLFISHKLNEVRALCQKATVLRAGKVSGTCVPSQCSDLDLARLMVGDAEGLEAKYRKAEGRAPFLQVEGLSWRNADPFGVSLDNLSLEVRAGEIVGIAGVAGNGQDELLALLSGERTLHGRDAERIRFLGEPAAHLRPDARRRHGLAFVPAERLGHGAVPGMSLADNGLLTAFQQRGMLRHGLIQRTRVQEFATKVIQHFAVKTPDTQTPAASLSGGNLQKFILGREILQQPRLLVAAHPTWGVDVGAAAAIHRALIELRDAGAAILVISEDLDELFQISDRLAALCDGRLSPQHRTEACAPSDVGRWMAGQFDQPSLSTAA; encoded by the coding sequence ATGCCCACCTCTTCCTCTCACGCGCGACTTGTGCTGCGCGGCATCACCAAGCGCTATCCCGGAACCGTCGCCAACGATGGCATCGACCTGACCATCGCACCCGGCGAGATTCATGCACTGCTCGGCGAGAACGGCGCCGGCAAGAGCACGCTGATGAAAATCATCTTTGGCGTGGTTCAGCCCGATGCCGGTCGCATCGTCTGGGAAGGACAACCGGTGGTCATGCGCGACCCGGCCCAGGCGCGCGAACGCGGCATCGGCATGGTGTTCCAGCATTTCTCGCTGTTCGAGACGCTGTCCGTGGCGGAGAACATCGCCCTGGCGCTGGGCGTGGGCGCCGGCACGCCAAAGCAGCTGGAGCCACGCATCCGCGAGGTCTCTCAGCGCTACGGCATGCCACTGGAGCCGCAGCGCCTGGTGCACAGCCTGTCTATCGGCGAGCGCCAGCGGGTGGAGATCGTGCGCTGCCTGATGCAGGACATCCGCCTGTTGATCCTCGACGAGCCCACCTCGGTGCTGACCCCGCAGGAAGCCGACGAGTTGTTCGTGGTGCTGCAGCGTCTGGCTGCCGAGGGCTGCAGCGTCCTGTTCATCAGCCACAAGCTGAACGAAGTGCGCGCCCTCTGCCAGAAGGCCACGGTGCTGCGCGCGGGCAAGGTTTCCGGTACCTGCGTGCCGAGCCAGTGCAGCGACCTGGATCTGGCACGGCTGATGGTGGGTGACGCCGAGGGTCTGGAAGCGAAGTACCGCAAGGCCGAAGGCCGTGCGCCCTTTCTGCAGGTGGAAGGATTGTCCTGGCGAAATGCCGACCCCTTTGGCGTTTCGCTCGATAACCTGAGCCTGGAAGTGCGCGCCGGCGAGATTGTCGGCATCGCCGGGGTCGCCGGCAACGGTCAGGACGAACTGCTCGCGCTGCTGTCCGGCGAGCGCACCCTGCATGGGCGCGATGCCGAACGCATCCGCTTTCTTGGCGAGCCGGCGGCACACCTGCGCCCGGACGCGCGTCGCCGCCACGGGTTGGCGTTCGTGCCCGCCGAACGTCTTGGCCATGGCGCCGTGCCCGGCATGAGCCTGGCCGACAACGGCCTGCTCACCGCCTTCCAGCAGCGGGGCATGCTTCGCCACGGGCTGATCCAGCGCACGCGCGTTCAGGAATTCGCGACAAAGGTGATCCAACACTTCGCGGTGAAGACGCCGGACACTCAGACGCCGGCGGCGAGCCTCTCCGGCGGCAACCTGCAGAAATTCATTCTCGGCCGCGAAATCCTCCAGCAGCCCCGGCTGCTAGTGGCGGCGCATCCGACCTGGGGCGTGGACGTCGGCGCTGCGGCAGCCATCCACCGCGCGCTGATCGAACTGCGCGATGCGGGCGCGGCGATCTTAGTGATTTCCGAGGACCTGGACGAGCTGTTCCAGATCAGCGACCGCCTCGCCGCGCTCTGCGATGGCCGACTTTCGCCACAACACCGGACCGAAGCCTGCGCCCCCAGCGATGTCGGCCGCTGGATGGCCGGCCAGTTCGACCAACCCTCCCTGTCCACCGCTGCCTGA
- a CDS encoding nucleoside deaminase, with amino-acid sequence MNEQDLTLLRKSFDVARRALENGTHPFGAILVGPDGEVLLEQGNAYMPDHDMTGHAERVLMTRASTRYTPEFLSRCSMYTSAEPCAMCAGAAYWVGLGRVVYGLSERSLKEITGNHPENPTLDLPCRTVFEAGQRQVEVVGPLLEEEAAALHEGIW; translated from the coding sequence ATGAACGAACAAGACCTCACCCTGCTGCGCAAGAGCTTCGACGTGGCCCGCCGCGCGCTGGAAAACGGCACCCATCCCTTCGGCGCGATCCTCGTCGGGCCGGACGGCGAAGTGCTGCTCGAACAGGGCAACGCCTACATGCCCGACCACGACATGACCGGCCACGCCGAGCGGGTGCTGATGACCCGTGCCTCGACCCGCTACACGCCGGAATTCCTCTCGCGCTGCAGCATGTACACCTCCGCCGAACCCTGCGCCATGTGCGCTGGCGCCGCTTACTGGGTCGGTCTGGGTCGCGTGGTCTACGGTCTGTCCGAGCGCAGCCTGAAAGAAATCACCGGCAATCATCCGGAAAACCCGACGCTGGACCTGCCCTGCCGCACCGTCTTCGAAGCCGGTCAGCGCCAGGTCGAAGTGGTCGGCCCGCTGCTGGAAGAAGAGGCCGCCGCACTGCATGAAGGCATCTGGTAG
- a CDS encoding ABC transporter permease, with product MPTINKLKALKFRAGAERFAPWLALLVLLLVWEAACRLLKLPSFVLPSPSAILAATHKVGLAAWAEHIFATLRVTLMGYGLSILIGIPLAIALASSRVLSRTLYPLLVIVQSTPIVAVAPIIVVVMGAGDLPRVFITFLIAFFPIVVSCVTGLLATPEELVELSRSLGASKAREYRNIRLPYAIPHLFSALRISITLAVIGAVVAEFVAAEKGLGYFINFSTSMFQVPQAFAALMMLVVISLVLFHLIGLLQKLCFPWSLPKAQQS from the coding sequence ATGCCGACCATTAATAAGCTCAAGGCGCTGAAATTCCGGGCCGGGGCCGAGCGGTTCGCGCCCTGGCTCGCGCTGCTCGTTCTGCTGCTCGTATGGGAAGCGGCCTGCCGCCTGCTGAAGCTGCCCAGCTTCGTGCTGCCCTCGCCCAGCGCCATCCTCGCCGCAACGCACAAGGTCGGCCTCGCCGCCTGGGCCGAGCATATCTTCGCCACGCTACGGGTAACGCTGATGGGCTACGGCCTGTCGATCCTGATCGGCATCCCGCTGGCGATCGCCCTGGCGTCTTCGCGAGTGTTGTCGCGCACGCTGTATCCGCTGCTGGTGATCGTGCAGTCCACGCCGATCGTCGCGGTAGCGCCGATCATCGTGGTGGTGATGGGCGCCGGCGACCTGCCGCGGGTGTTCATTACCTTCCTCATCGCGTTTTTCCCCATCGTGGTGTCCTGCGTCACCGGCCTCTTGGCGACGCCCGAGGAACTGGTGGAACTGTCGCGCTCGCTAGGCGCTTCCAAGGCCCGCGAGTACCGCAACATCCGCCTGCCCTACGCTATCCCGCACCTGTTCTCGGCGCTGCGCATCTCCATCACCCTGGCGGTGATCGGCGCGGTGGTGGCCGAGTTCGTCGCCGCGGAGAAGGGCCTGGGCTACTTCATCAACTTCTCCACCTCGATGTTCCAGGTGCCGCAGGCCTTCGCCGCGCTGATGATGCTGGTAGTGATCAGCCTGGTGCTGTTCCACCTGATCGGCCTGCTGCAGAAGCTGTGCTTCCCCTGGAGCCTGCCCAAGGCGCAGCAGTCATGA
- a CDS encoding ABC transporter ATP-binding protein, whose product MSTATLDATSRPNISFDRVSQVFTSSDGSEVVALDNASFDIGRHEFIAVLGPSGCGKSTLLRILAGLVRPTHGQVSIYGSPVDGPRDEVGIVFQKPTLLPWLNIRDNLTFPMRHKYGRVTAQEIIRAEELLELVGLKEFGGKRPDELSGGMQQRAAIARALLHDPEILLMDEPFSALDALTRDELSLELLNIWSSRPKTVLFITHSIPEALLLADRILVMSARPGRVQEIIDVDLPRPRSMETLTEPRFNELANHIRRQVFSRHADH is encoded by the coding sequence ATGAGCACCGCAACCCTGGACGCCACATCGCGCCCCAACATCAGCTTCGACCGGGTCAGCCAGGTCTTCACCTCATCCGACGGCAGCGAAGTGGTGGCGCTGGACAACGCCAGCTTCGACATCGGTCGCCACGAGTTCATCGCGGTGCTCGGCCCGTCGGGCTGCGGCAAATCCACGCTGCTGCGCATCCTCGCCGGACTGGTCAGGCCGACCCACGGCCAGGTCAGCATCTATGGCAGCCCGGTGGATGGTCCCCGCGACGAGGTCGGCATCGTCTTCCAGAAGCCGACGCTGCTGCCCTGGCTGAACATCCGCGACAACCTGACTTTCCCCATGCGCCACAAGTACGGCCGCGTCACTGCGCAGGAAATCATCCGCGCCGAGGAGCTGCTGGAGCTGGTGGGGCTCAAGGAGTTCGGCGGCAAGCGCCCGGACGAGCTGTCCGGCGGCATGCAGCAGCGTGCGGCGATCGCCCGTGCGCTGTTGCACGACCCGGAAATTCTGCTGATGGACGAGCCGTTCTCGGCCCTCGACGCCCTGACCCGCGACGAGCTCAGCCTGGAACTGCTGAACATCTGGAGCAGCCGCCCGAAGACGGTGCTGTTCATCACCCACTCGATTCCCGAAGCGCTGCTGCTGGCCGACCGCATCCTGGTGATGTCGGCGCGCCCCGGTCGCGTGCAGGAAATCATCGACGTCGATCTGCCGCGCCCGCGGTCCATGGAAACCCTGACGGAGCCACGCTTCAATGAGCTCGCCAACCATATCCGCCGCCAAGTCTTCTCGCGCCATGCCGACCATTAA
- a CDS encoding ABC transporter substrate-binding protein has protein sequence MFKKTLIASALLALFSQSVLAADKVRWLNDWLPAGDKAAIYLGVEQGLFAAEGIEVEISSARGGSDVVTKLATNSADFGSAGLASLLQAKAQGEVPVVAVAPIYNKQPDAFFTTEGSGINAFKDIVGKTVATPTFSASNVVWPLLLERNGIDPSSVRLLKVDPGALAPMLATGKVDATINWLTVAPGFVRALGEADKTLNTIPWSEYGFEGYGLSLVASQRFVQNNPEVAKKFVKAYQQAQANAIADPAAAAAALKKMVSEVDEQQAEEQFAASVPLMQNEISAAEGSGFDAKRLATTWEWVARAQGTAVDSLDPASAIDSSLSE, from the coding sequence ATGTTCAAGAAAACCCTGATCGCCAGCGCCCTGCTGGCCCTGTTCAGCCAATCCGTCCTGGCCGCCGACAAGGTGCGCTGGCTCAACGACTGGCTGCCAGCCGGCGACAAGGCGGCGATCTACCTCGGCGTCGAGCAAGGGCTGTTCGCCGCCGAAGGCATCGAGGTGGAAATTTCCAGCGCCCGCGGCGGCAGCGACGTGGTAACCAAGCTGGCCACCAATAGCGCCGACTTCGGTTCCGCCGGCCTGGCCTCACTGCTGCAGGCCAAGGCCCAGGGCGAGGTGCCGGTGGTGGCGGTCGCGCCGATCTACAACAAGCAGCCGGACGCCTTCTTCACCACCGAAGGCTCGGGCATAAACGCCTTCAAGGACATCGTCGGCAAGACCGTGGCCACCCCGACGTTCTCGGCCTCTAACGTGGTCTGGCCGCTGTTGCTGGAGCGTAACGGTATCGACCCGAGCAGCGTCAGGCTGCTCAAAGTCGATCCCGGCGCGCTGGCGCCAATGCTCGCCACCGGCAAGGTCGACGCCACCATCAACTGGCTGACCGTCGCCCCCGGTTTCGTCCGCGCCCTCGGCGAAGCGGACAAGACGCTGAATACCATTCCCTGGTCCGAATACGGCTTCGAAGGCTACGGCTTGTCGCTGGTGGCGTCGCAGCGTTTCGTGCAGAACAACCCCGAAGTGGCGAAGAAATTCGTCAAGGCCTACCAGCAGGCCCAGGCGAACGCCATCGCCGACCCGGCCGCGGCGGCGGCTGCGCTGAAGAAGATGGTTTCCGAGGTCGACGAGCAGCAGGCCGAGGAACAATTCGCCGCCTCGGTGCCGCTGATGCAGAACGAGATCAGCGCCGCCGAAGGCAGCGGCTTCGATGCCAAGCGCCTGGCCACGACCTGGGAATGGGTCGCCAGGGCTCAGGGCACGGCGGTCGACAGCCTTGATCCGGCCAGCGCAATCGACTCCAGCCTCAGCGAGTGA
- a CDS encoding alpha/beta fold hydrolase, producing the protein MADIVLIHGAWAGSWVWDSLLDGLRSAGHRPHAVDLPGNGSDATPLAKVSLERYVAHVGALIETLDGPVHLVGHSGGGVTATAVAERYAERIAGIAYVAGMMLPSGMRFAELCAELSRDFPEVSGIGPYLQPAVGGSRVPGDAACAVFFHDAPASAAVRAARRLTVQPDGGRDIAAHWTAGRFGRLPRLYLEAAQDRSVLPLVQQRMQQLVPGAERTVLDCGHAPQLAAPEALLAALLDFFAHHPNPVL; encoded by the coding sequence ATGGCTGACATCGTTCTCATCCACGGCGCCTGGGCCGGCAGCTGGGTCTGGGATTCGCTGCTCGATGGCTTGCGCAGCGCCGGGCACAGGCCCCACGCGGTCGACTTGCCGGGCAACGGCAGCGATGCCACGCCGCTCGCCAAGGTCTCGCTCGAACGCTACGTCGCGCACGTCGGCGCGCTGATCGAGACCCTGGACGGGCCCGTGCACCTGGTCGGCCATTCCGGCGGCGGAGTCACCGCCACCGCGGTGGCCGAGCGCTATGCCGAACGTATCGCAGGCATTGCCTACGTCGCAGGGATGATGCTGCCCAGCGGCATGCGCTTCGCCGAGTTGTGCGCTGAACTGAGCCGAGACTTTCCCGAAGTCAGCGGCATCGGCCCGTATCTGCAACCCGCCGTGGGCGGCAGCCGGGTGCCCGGCGACGCCGCCTGCGCGGTGTTTTTTCACGACGCACCAGCATCGGCCGCCGTGCGTGCAGCCCGCCGCCTGACGGTGCAACCCGACGGTGGACGCGATATCGCCGCGCACTGGACGGCCGGACGCTTCGGCCGTTTGCCGCGCCTGTATCTGGAGGCGGCGCAGGATCGCTCGGTACTGCCGCTGGTGCAGCAGCGCATGCAGCAACTGGTGCCCGGCGCCGAGCGCACGGTGCTCGATTGCGGCCACGCGCCGCAACTGGCTGCGCCGGAAGCGCTGCTCGCCGCCCTGCTGGATTTCTTCGCCCACCACCCAAACCCCGTTCTCTGA
- a CDS encoding isopenicillin N synthase family oxygenase codes for MRPAPNLPLIDIGDLRHDDHAAHQKIAQQLRDACQRCGFFYIHNHGIDAELIAAVQQQAERFFALPSAAKLALDKALSGCNRGYEPLRGQTLEAGSPPDLKEGFYIGNEVAEDDPRVLAGKFNQGPNQWPLELPEFRAVMERYFQAVNQVCERLMGALALSLELSADHFDPLLKDAAATLRLLHYPPQPAQSAPGEKGCGAHTDFGALTLLLQDDAGGLQVQAVDSGEWIDAPPIEGTYVVNLGDLISRWTNDRYRSNRHRVINRSGRERYSVPFFYTGNLDLTVECLPVCLAPGEAPRYPAVTVEEHLREMYRRTYG; via the coding sequence ATGCGCCCCGCCCCCAACTTGCCATTGATCGACATCGGCGACCTGCGCCACGACGATCATGCCGCCCACCAGAAGATTGCGCAGCAGCTTCGCGACGCCTGCCAGCGCTGCGGCTTCTTCTACATCCACAACCATGGTATCGACGCTGAACTGATCGCCGCCGTGCAGCAGCAGGCCGAACGCTTCTTCGCCCTGCCAAGCGCGGCGAAGCTGGCGCTGGACAAGGCGCTATCCGGCTGCAACCGGGGCTACGAGCCGCTGCGCGGCCAGACGCTGGAAGCCGGCAGCCCGCCCGATCTGAAGGAAGGCTTCTACATCGGCAACGAGGTAGCCGAGGACGATCCCCGCGTGCTGGCCGGCAAGTTCAACCAGGGGCCGAACCAGTGGCCGCTGGAGCTACCCGAGTTCCGCGCCGTCATGGAGCGCTACTTCCAGGCCGTCAACCAAGTGTGCGAGCGGCTGATGGGCGCGCTGGCACTGTCCCTGGAGCTGTCCGCCGATCACTTCGATCCATTGCTCAAGGATGCCGCCGCCACCCTGCGCCTGCTGCATTATCCGCCCCAGCCAGCACAGTCCGCGCCCGGCGAGAAAGGCTGCGGCGCGCACACCGACTTCGGCGCCCTGACGCTGTTGCTGCAGGATGACGCTGGCGGCCTGCAGGTGCAGGCCGTCGACAGCGGCGAGTGGATCGACGCGCCGCCCATCGAAGGCACCTATGTGGTCAACCTGGGCGATCTGATCAGCCGCTGGACGAACGATCGCTACCGCTCCAACCGCCACCGGGTGATCAACCGCTCCGGGCGCGAACGCTATTCGGTGCCCTTCTTCTACACCGGCAATCTGGATCTGACGGTGGAATGCCTGCCCGTCTGCCTGGCACCGGGAGAGGCGCCACGCTACCCCGCCGTGACCGTGGAAGAACACCTGCGCGAGATGTATCGGAGGACCTATGGCTGA
- a CDS encoding LysR family transcriptional regulator — protein MHIHARALKYFDMIRRCGSIREAARRLHVASSAVNRQLLQLEEEIGSPLFERLPGGLRLTAAGEIFSLHVITVLQDEHRMVSELDALKGLRRGELSIVSVEGLNSSFLPMVLQQLLTRYPMLRVTVRSAGSEEAARAVAGGDADVALGYAVERSESLRQYAVGRFVLGAIMPPEHPLAAQASVSFAECARYPLILPGPELSIRRHLQPFLLNPKKPLTVLLESASVDLAKRLAMRGMGLAFQTRLGIEEELAAGQLQLVPLKAKQPVVSELGVYVRSGRSLPAALDAFIRLVEDQLAQRVAAETHLYEA, from the coding sequence ATGCATATTCACGCCCGTGCGCTGAAGTATTTCGACATGATCCGCCGCTGCGGCTCCATTCGCGAAGCGGCGCGGCGGCTGCACGTCGCCTCTTCGGCAGTCAATCGTCAGCTGTTGCAACTGGAAGAGGAAATCGGCTCGCCGTTGTTCGAGCGCCTGCCCGGCGGGCTGCGGCTGACCGCGGCTGGTGAGATCTTCTCGCTGCATGTGATCACCGTTCTGCAGGACGAGCACCGTATGGTCAGCGAGCTGGACGCACTCAAGGGATTGCGCCGCGGCGAGCTGTCCATCGTCTCGGTGGAAGGTCTGAACAGCAGTTTCCTGCCGATGGTTCTGCAACAGCTGCTGACCCGCTATCCGATGCTGCGGGTCACCGTGCGCTCGGCTGGCTCCGAGGAGGCCGCGCGCGCGGTGGCCGGCGGCGATGCGGATGTCGCCCTGGGTTATGCCGTGGAACGCAGCGAGTCATTGCGCCAGTACGCCGTCGGGCGTTTCGTCCTGGGTGCGATCATGCCGCCGGAGCATCCGCTGGCGGCGCAGGCAAGTGTCAGCTTCGCCGAATGCGCACGCTATCCGTTGATCCTGCCGGGGCCGGAATTATCGATCCGCCGTCATCTGCAGCCTTTTTTACTCAACCCGAAAAAGCCGCTGACCGTGCTCCTGGAAAGTGCATCGGTGGACCTGGCCAAGCGCCTGGCGATGCGCGGCATGGGCCTGGCATTCCAGACCCGCCTCGGCATCGAAGAGGAACTGGCTGCCGGACAGCTGCAGCTGGTACCGCTGAAAGCCAAGCAGCCCGTGGTTTCCGAGCTGGGCGTCTATGTACGCAGCGGTAGATCCTTGCCTGCTGCGCTGGATGCCTTCATCCGCCTGGTGGAGGACCAACTGGCGCAGCGCGTGGCCGCCGAAACGCACCTGTACGAAGCATGA
- a CDS encoding TetR/AcrR family transcriptional regulator — MNKNEAPQPLYTATGKPAGRIRQQNEETILAAAAEEFARYGFKGTSMNAIATRAGLPKANLHYYFNSKLGLYVEVMRHILELWDTAFDDLTVDDDPAIALADYIRIKMEFSRRHPQASKIFAMEVISGCECLSEHFNQDYRNWFRGRAAVFEAWIAAGKMDPVDPMHLIFLIWAGTQHYADFSDQILRINGKRMTKNDFAHATDNLVRVILKGCGLALPAATVQTTGERARRT, encoded by the coding sequence ATGAACAAGAACGAAGCACCGCAGCCGCTGTACACCGCCACGGGCAAACCCGCCGGCCGCATCCGCCAGCAGAACGAGGAAACCATCCTCGCCGCGGCGGCGGAAGAATTCGCCCGTTACGGCTTCAAGGGCACCAGCATGAACGCCATCGCCACCCGCGCCGGGCTGCCCAAGGCGAACCTGCACTACTACTTCAACAGCAAGCTGGGGCTATACGTCGAGGTAATGCGACACATCCTGGAACTCTGGGATACCGCCTTCGACGACCTCACCGTCGATGACGATCCGGCTATTGCATTGGCCGACTACATACGCATCAAGATGGAATTCTCCCGCCGCCACCCGCAGGCCTCGAAGATCTTCGCCATGGAAGTCATCAGCGGCTGCGAATGCCTGTCCGAGCATTTCAACCAGGACTACCGCAACTGGTTCCGCGGCCGCGCGGCGGTCTTCGAGGCCTGGATTGCGGCAGGCAAGATGGACCCGGTCGACCCGATGCACCTGATATTCCTCATCTGGGCCGGTACCCAGCATTACGCCGACTTCTCCGACCAGATCCTGCGCATCAACGGCAAGCGCATGACCAAAAACGATTTCGCTCACGCGACCGACAACCTCGTGCGGGTCATCCTCAAGGGTTGCGGGCTGGCGCTTCCAGCAGCGACAGTTCAAACCACCGGCGAGCGGGCGCGACGGACCTAG
- a CDS encoding ABC transporter substrate-binding protein — translation MKTMEPGRPASRLCKLVRRALLPMTLLGTALAAASAQANDKLTLLTSWYAQAEHGGFYQAVAEGIYEKHGLDVTVKMGGPQVNGMQLLVARKADVIVGYDFQILKSVEQGLPVVAIGACFQGDPQGLLTHGDVKGLDGLKDKTILVATSGQTSWWPWLKAKYGLSDTQTRPYTFNLQPFFADPNTAQQAYASSELFQARQQGVDANFYLFADHGYPPYGSTLVTRNDLIESRPDVLQRFYDATMEGWKSYLADPAPGNALIKQDNPNMTDAHIAWALERMKEFQLVAGGDAATGGIGVMTDARWQKTRDYMVEAGLLGESMDFKKGYDLRFANGAQKVLP, via the coding sequence ATGAAAACGATGGAACCAGGACGTCCTGCGTCCAGATTGTGCAAGTTGGTTCGCCGGGCGCTGCTGCCCATGACGCTGCTCGGCACTGCCTTGGCTGCCGCCTCGGCACAGGCCAACGATAAGCTGACACTGCTCACCTCTTGGTATGCCCAGGCCGAACATGGTGGCTTCTACCAGGCTGTGGCCGAGGGCATCTACGAGAAGCACGGCCTGGACGTGACCGTGAAGATGGGCGGTCCGCAGGTCAACGGCATGCAGTTGCTGGTGGCGCGCAAGGCTGATGTGATCGTCGGCTACGACTTTCAGATTCTCAAAAGCGTTGAGCAGGGCCTGCCGGTGGTGGCTATCGGCGCATGCTTTCAAGGCGACCCGCAAGGGTTGCTCACCCACGGTGACGTCAAGGGCCTCGACGGCCTGAAGGACAAGACCATTCTGGTCGCAACCTCCGGACAGACGTCCTGGTGGCCCTGGCTCAAGGCCAAGTACGGGCTGAGCGACACTCAGACGCGACCTTATACCTTCAACCTGCAGCCCTTTTTCGCCGATCCGAACACCGCGCAGCAGGCCTACGCCAGTTCCGAGCTGTTCCAGGCGCGCCAACAGGGGGTGGACGCCAACTTCTACCTGTTCGCCGACCACGGTTATCCGCCCTATGGCTCGACCCTGGTGACCCGCAACGACCTCATCGAGTCGCGGCCCGATGTGCTGCAACGCTTCTATGACGCCACCATGGAGGGCTGGAAGAGCTATCTCGCCGACCCGGCGCCGGGCAATGCGCTGATCAAGCAGGACAACCCCAACATGACGGATGCGCATATCGCCTGGGCCCTTGAGCGCATGAAGGAATTTCAGCTGGTCGCGGGCGGCGATGCGGCCACCGGCGGTATCGGCGTGATGACCGACGCGCGTTGGCAGAAGACCCGCGACTACATGGTCGAGGCCGGCCTGCTCGGCGAATCCATGGACTTCAAAAAGGGCTACGACCTGCGCTTCGCCAACGGCGCGCAGAAGGTGCTGCCGTAA
- a CDS encoding aromatic ring-hydroxylating dioxygenase subunit alpha, which yields MLVTQQPVLRRFWYALMPTSKLAEGPQPFTLLGEQLVLWQKPDGTPVAMRDRCCHRTAKLSKGFVSEAGNIACGYHGWEYDCSGTCVKIPQNPEGMIPRGAKVESFHCQDRYGYVWVALDDPLQPIPEFPEDGAPGYRRIFQFYEEWKTSPVRVMENSFDNSHFSFVHKANFGLFDQPKPSSYEFRETDYGFEAETLVPIRNPDASFRITGSTEPITNRHLINRYYLPFSRRFGCMYPESGIHHIIYNCATPIDDGRLMLVQWLYRNDSEEQCSTQELIDWDAAITAEDRDILEATDYDACVDTRRRVELHMPSDKPGLVIRKQLLALLEAHGENEVFMTA from the coding sequence ATGTTAGTTACCCAACAGCCTGTGCTGCGTCGCTTCTGGTATGCACTGATGCCCACCTCGAAGCTCGCCGAAGGTCCGCAGCCATTCACACTGCTCGGCGAACAGCTGGTGCTGTGGCAGAAGCCCGACGGCACACCGGTTGCCATGCGGGACCGCTGCTGCCATCGCACTGCCAAACTGTCCAAGGGCTTCGTCAGCGAAGCGGGCAACATCGCCTGTGGTTATCACGGCTGGGAATACGATTGCAGTGGTACCTGCGTGAAAATCCCGCAGAATCCCGAAGGCATGATTCCGCGTGGCGCCAAGGTCGAGTCCTTTCACTGCCAGGACCGCTACGGTTACGTCTGGGTCGCGCTGGATGACCCGTTGCAGCCGATCCCGGAATTTCCCGAGGACGGCGCTCCCGGCTACCGGCGCATCTTCCAGTTCTACGAGGAGTGGAAAACCAGCCCGGTTCGGGTGATGGAGAACTCGTTCGACAACTCGCACTTCTCCTTTGTGCACAAGGCCAACTTCGGCCTGTTCGACCAGCCGAAACCGTCGAGCTACGAGTTCCGCGAGACCGATTATGGCTTCGAGGCTGAAACGCTGGTGCCGATCCGCAACCCCGATGCGAGTTTTCGGATCACCGGCTCCACCGAGCCGATCACTAATCGCCACCTGATCAACCGCTACTACCTGCCGTTCTCGCGGCGCTTCGGCTGCATGTACCCGGAAAGCGGCATCCATCACATCATCTACAACTGCGCCACGCCCATCGACGACGGTCGGCTGATGCTCGTCCAGTGGCTCTATCGCAACGACAGCGAAGAGCAATGCTCGACGCAGGAGCTGATTGACTGGGATGCAGCCATCACAGCCGAGGATCGCGACATTCTCGAAGCCACCGACTACGACGCCTGTGTCGATACCCGTCGTCGGGTGGAACTACACATGCCGTCGGACAAGCCGGGCTTGGTGATCCGCAAACAGCTACTGGCGCTGCTCGAGGCGCACGGCGAGAACGAAGTATTCATGACTGCCTGA